In the genome of Nitrospira japonica, one region contains:
- a CDS encoding ABC transporter permease, which yields MDASENMSLAAVPFRRIEPSRGWRALNIRELWQYGELLYFLAWRDIKIRYKQTALGAAWAVIQPVMTMAVFSLFFGKLANMPSDGIPYPLFAFTALVPWAYFANGLTESSNSLVSSSNLIKKVYFPRLVVPIAAVISGGVDFIIAFVVLLGMMLFYGMYPTVNVVWLPLLVLLTFVTALGIGLWLSALNVQYRDVRYTIPFLTQLWLFATPIAYPSSLLSEPWRTLFALNPMVGVVEGFRWALLGTTEAPSPMIAVSTLATLLLLVGGAFYFRRMEKTFADVI from the coding sequence GTGGATGCATCTGAGAATATGAGTCTTGCAGCGGTGCCTTTCAGACGCATCGAGCCATCGCGCGGATGGCGCGCGCTGAACATCAGAGAGCTTTGGCAATACGGCGAACTCTTGTACTTCCTCGCCTGGCGAGACATCAAGATTCGCTATAAACAAACTGCGTTGGGTGCCGCATGGGCCGTGATTCAGCCGGTTATGACCATGGCTGTCTTCAGTCTTTTCTTCGGAAAGCTGGCGAATATGCCGTCTGATGGCATCCCATATCCACTCTTTGCATTTACCGCGCTGGTTCCCTGGGCATATTTTGCTAATGGTCTGACCGAGTCATCGAATAGTTTAGTTTCCAGTTCGAACTTAATCAAAAAGGTATACTTCCCCCGTCTCGTTGTTCCGATTGCCGCTGTGATATCGGGTGGAGTGGATTTCATCATCGCATTTGTCGTGCTGCTCGGGATGATGCTGTTTTATGGCATGTATCCGACCGTTAACGTCGTTTGGTTACCCCTCTTGGTGCTCCTGACCTTTGTCACGGCATTGGGAATAGGGCTGTGGCTTTCGGCTCTCAATGTTCAGTATCGCGACGTCCGGTACACCATCCCTTTTCTCACTCAGCTCTGGCTATTTGCCACGCCCATCGCTTATCCAAGCAGTCTTCTCTCCGAACCGTGGCGGACGCTCTTTGCCCTCAATCCCATGGTCGGAGTCGTGGAAGGGTTTCGGTGGGCGCTTCTTGGAACAACGGAGGCGCCGAGTCCGATGATTGCCGTATCCACTCTGGCCACGTTGCTGCTCCTCGTAGGCGGCGCATTCTATTTCAGGCGAATGGAAAAGACGTTTGCGGATGTAATCTAG
- a CDS encoding DUF4910 domain-containing protein, giving the protein MELITELYPLCRSLTGNGVRQTLSIIGRNVPLQIHEVPSGTQVFDWNVPKEWNITDAYIKNAKGERVVDFRKSNLHVWGYSIPVRATLSLADLKPHLYTLPEHPDWVPLRTSYYKPDWGFSLSHNQYLSLDDGEYEVCIDSTLADGHLTYGEYYLPGDQPDEVLISTHVCHPSMCNDNLSGIAISCFLARALTESSRRYSYRFLFIPVQIGSITWLARNEAIVPRIKHGLVLTALGDAGFSTYKKSRQGTAEIDRAAVHVLRHSGLPHEVLDFYPHGYDERQYCSPGFNLPVGNLRRAPSGRFPEYHTSADNLQCVKPESLSDSYVKCLDILSILEANKTYQNLNPKCEPQLGKRGLYRMTSDLNGVGKVKELPVLWVLNQSDGMHSLLDIAEMSGFSFDEIKQAADSLTACGLVKVHE; this is encoded by the coding sequence ATGGAGTTGATCACCGAGTTGTATCCGCTGTGCCGCAGCCTCACGGGAAACGGAGTGCGGCAAACTCTGAGTATCATTGGCAGAAACGTGCCCTTGCAGATCCACGAGGTTCCAAGCGGGACTCAGGTGTTCGATTGGAATGTGCCGAAAGAATGGAACATTACCGATGCATACATCAAGAACGCCAAAGGGGAACGCGTGGTCGACTTTCGCAAGTCGAATTTGCATGTGTGGGGATACAGTATTCCCGTGCGGGCCACGTTGTCCCTAGCGGATCTGAAACCCCACCTCTATACCCTTCCGGAACACCCGGACTGGGTGCCTCTGCGAACATCCTATTACAAGCCAGACTGGGGATTTTCTCTCAGTCATAATCAGTATCTCTCCCTGGACGATGGAGAATATGAGGTCTGCATCGACTCGACTCTAGCCGACGGACACCTCACGTATGGAGAGTACTATCTGCCGGGAGACCAGCCTGACGAAGTATTGATCTCGACGCATGTCTGCCATCCGTCGATGTGCAATGACAACCTGTCGGGCATCGCCATTTCCTGTTTCCTGGCCCGCGCATTGACCGAGTCCTCACGACGGTACTCCTATCGATTTCTCTTCATTCCCGTTCAGATCGGCTCCATCACCTGGCTGGCGCGGAATGAGGCCATCGTACCCCGAATCAAACACGGCTTGGTGCTAACTGCGCTCGGAGACGCAGGTTTTTCAACCTATAAGAAAAGTCGCCAGGGCACCGCCGAAATTGATCGGGCCGCGGTCCATGTTCTTCGACATTCCGGCCTGCCTCATGAAGTCCTCGATTTTTATCCCCATGGATACGACGAACGACAATACTGTTCTCCCGGCTTCAATCTTCCGGTGGGGAATTTGAGGCGGGCGCCGAGCGGCCGCTTCCCCGAATACCATACGTCGGCGGACAATCTTCAATGTGTCAAGCCGGAATCACTCTCCGATTCGTATGTCAAATGCCTCGATATTCTCTCGATTCTAGAAGCGAACAAGACCTATCAGAACTTGAATCCGAAATGCGAACCGCAATTGGGCAAGCGAGGATTGTATCGCATGACCAGCGACTTGAATGGTGTTGGCAAGGTGAAGGAGCTTCCCGTTCTATGGGTCCTGAACCAATCAGACGGAATGCATTCACTGCTCGATATAGCTGAGATGTCGGGCTTCAGCTTTGACGAGATCAAACAAGCTGCGGATTCCCTGACGGCCTGCGGCTTAGTGAAAGTACACGAATGA
- a CDS encoding class I SAM-dependent methyltransferase has translation MNEQDESVDSALCRGCGERSLHTFIDLGLFPLCQTYIERHQLDNMEPFYPLHAYVCNRCFLVQLPEYVAPQNIFTEYAYFSSHSDSWLQHVRASADALTKRFNLGSTSQVIEAASNDGYFLQYFMEKGIPVIGVEPAVNVAQVAIGKGIPTVSKFFCVETARRLRDEGKQADLMLAVNVLDHVPDINDFVSGLKLLLKPNGVVVVEFPHLCKLIEGNQFDTIYHDRFSYLSFTAVEEIFLRQGLFPFDVEELPTHGGSLRIYACHRSAGVKPPTEQVARLRAKEEAWGVKTMDYYASFRKQVEDTKRNLLECLVRLKRERQTIVGYGVPAKGNVLLNYCGIRTDFLDYLVDRSPYKQGKHTPGTRIPIHSPETIRDSRPNYVLILPWNIKEEIMDQLAYIREWGGKFVVPVPTVQVYE, from the coding sequence ATGAACGAACAAGACGAAAGCGTTGACTCGGCGCTATGCCGTGGTTGTGGAGAAAGGTCGTTGCATACGTTCATCGACCTCGGCCTCTTTCCCCTCTGTCAAACCTATATCGAGCGTCATCAACTCGACAACATGGAACCGTTTTATCCGTTGCATGCCTATGTCTGCAACCGTTGTTTCCTCGTACAACTTCCAGAGTATGTCGCTCCCCAAAATATCTTCACCGAGTACGCATACTTTTCTTCGCATTCTGATTCATGGTTGCAGCACGTCCGGGCCTCGGCCGACGCGCTCACGAAGAGATTCAATCTGGGGTCGACCAGTCAAGTCATCGAGGCGGCAAGCAACGACGGCTATTTCCTCCAGTATTTCATGGAGAAGGGTATTCCAGTGATTGGGGTCGAGCCTGCAGTAAATGTGGCCCAGGTGGCCATTGGCAAGGGAATTCCGACCGTCTCGAAGTTCTTCTGTGTCGAGACCGCCCGCCGTTTACGCGATGAAGGCAAGCAGGCGGATCTCATGCTGGCAGTCAATGTCTTGGACCACGTCCCGGATATCAATGACTTCGTCTCGGGGTTAAAGCTTCTTCTAAAGCCAAACGGGGTCGTTGTAGTGGAATTTCCGCACCTCTGCAAACTCATCGAGGGCAATCAGTTCGATACGATCTACCACGATCGCTTCTCCTATCTCTCTTTCACGGCGGTTGAGGAGATCTTTCTGCGCCAGGGACTCTTCCCGTTTGACGTGGAAGAACTTCCGACGCACGGCGGCTCGCTGAGAATCTATGCCTGTCACCGCTCGGCCGGAGTGAAGCCGCCGACAGAGCAGGTGGCGAGGCTTCGAGCCAAGGAGGAAGCCTGGGGGGTGAAAACCATGGACTACTATGCTTCATTCAGGAAACAGGTTGAAGACACCAAGCGTAACCTGCTGGAGTGTCTGGTGCGGTTAAAACGTGAACGACAAACCATCGTAGGCTATGGGGTGCCGGCAAAGGGAAACGTGCTCCTGAACTATTGCGGCATCCGAACGGACTTTCTTGACTATCTGGTTGACCGGAGCCCTTACAAGCAAGGCAAGCATACGCCAGGCACCAGGATTCCAATTCACAGTCCGGAGACAATTCGGGATTCGAGACCGAACTACGTCCTGATCTTGCCTTGGAATATCAAAGAAGAAATCATGGACCAGTTGGCCTATATTCGAGAATGGGGCGGAAAGTTCGTCGTTCCTGTGCCCACGGTCCAGGTGTACGAGTAA
- a CDS encoding sugar phosphate nucleotidyltransferase, whose translation MKVVLFCGGLGLRIREYSQNIPKPMVPIGYRPVAWHIMKYYAHYGHKEFILCLGHAADVVKQYFLNYSECASNDFVMSEGGKKVDLINTDIQDWRITFVETGANANIGQRLKAIEKYLGDDEEFLANYSDGLTDLPLPVQLAHFRKMNKVASFASITPRLSYHLVSADADGVVETIQEMNKTSLRINGGYFIFKRRIFDYLLPGEELVQEPFRRLIKDRQLIGYRYDGFWAAMDTFKDKQVLDEIYAQGRAPWEVWRKND comes from the coding sequence ATGAAGGTCGTGCTGTTTTGCGGAGGACTGGGACTTCGCATCAGGGAATATTCCCAGAACATTCCGAAACCGATGGTGCCGATTGGGTATCGTCCCGTGGCATGGCACATCATGAAGTATTACGCCCACTACGGACACAAGGAGTTCATTCTGTGCCTGGGGCATGCAGCTGACGTCGTCAAGCAATATTTCCTCAACTACAGCGAATGTGCTTCCAACGATTTTGTCATGTCAGAGGGCGGGAAAAAGGTAGACCTCATCAATACCGATATTCAGGACTGGCGCATTACGTTCGTCGAGACTGGAGCGAATGCCAATATCGGTCAGCGTTTGAAAGCCATTGAAAAGTACCTCGGTGATGATGAAGAATTCCTGGCGAACTACAGCGACGGTCTTACCGATCTCCCCTTGCCGGTTCAACTCGCGCATTTCCGGAAAATGAATAAGGTTGCAAGTTTTGCCAGTATCACCCCGAGACTCAGCTATCATTTGGTGTCCGCTGACGCCGACGGCGTGGTCGAGACCATTCAGGAAATGAACAAGACGAGCCTCCGAATCAACGGGGGATACTTCATCTTCAAGCGTCGGATCTTCGACTATCTTCTTCCCGGCGAGGAATTGGTGCAAGAACCTTTTCGGCGCCTGATCAAGGATCGCCAGTTGATCGGTTACAGGTACGACGGGTTCTGGGCCGCCATGGATACATTCAAGGACAAGCAGGTCTTGGACGAGATCTATGCGCAGGGGCGAGCCCCTTGGGAAGTGTGGAGAAAGAACGACTGA
- a CDS encoding class I SAM-dependent methyltransferase yields MPIVTHMHPENGHCRFCGAPLEDTFVDLGMSPPCQTHIEPHQLHHMEAFYPLHAFVCAKCFLVQLKAYIAPQDIFTEYAYFSSYSNSWLQHAQAYTEAMVKRLGLSVASRVVEIASNDGYLLQYFAKKGIPVLGIEPAANVAQVAIEKGIPSVTKFFGAETAKELVASNSHADLLLGNNVLAHVPDLNDFVRGMKLLLKATGVITMEFPHLMRLMEGNQFDTIYHEHFSYLSFCTVERLFAAHGLTIFDVEELPTHGGSLRIYARHTEAVSMPVSAAVETLRTREFGAGFGKLEHYRSFRNQVGNTKRRLLETLIEIKRKGKRIAGYGAPGKGNTLLNYCAIRTDFLDYTVDRNPYKQGKYTPGTHIPIHPEDRIRTTQPDYVLILPWNLKNEIMEQLAYIREWGGKFIVPIPEVAIYE; encoded by the coding sequence ATGCCGATCGTCACGCACATGCATCCGGAAAACGGTCACTGCAGATTTTGTGGCGCCCCGCTCGAGGACACATTCGTCGATCTGGGGATGTCGCCGCCTTGTCAGACTCACATCGAGCCACATCAGTTGCACCATATGGAGGCGTTTTATCCGCTACATGCATTCGTATGTGCTAAGTGTTTCCTGGTCCAGTTGAAAGCCTACATCGCTCCTCAGGATATCTTTACGGAATATGCCTACTTTTCTTCCTATTCAAACAGCTGGCTCCAACACGCGCAGGCTTATACCGAAGCCATGGTGAAGCGTCTCGGTCTCTCCGTTGCGAGTCGCGTCGTAGAGATTGCCAGCAATGACGGTTACCTCCTGCAGTACTTTGCCAAGAAAGGCATTCCTGTGTTGGGCATCGAACCGGCTGCGAACGTGGCACAGGTTGCCATAGAGAAGGGAATCCCTTCGGTGACGAAGTTCTTCGGTGCAGAGACCGCCAAGGAACTCGTTGCTTCAAATAGCCACGCGGATCTTCTTCTCGGCAACAACGTGCTGGCCCACGTTCCTGACCTCAATGATTTTGTCCGCGGCATGAAGCTTCTGTTGAAAGCGACCGGCGTCATCACGATGGAGTTTCCGCACCTTATGCGATTGATGGAGGGCAATCAGTTCGACACGATCTATCACGAGCATTTCTCCTATTTGTCATTCTGTACCGTAGAGCGACTGTTCGCAGCCCACGGTCTCACGATCTTTGACGTTGAAGAGTTGCCGACGCACGGGGGGTCACTTCGCATCTATGCGAGACACACGGAAGCTGTCTCGATGCCCGTTTCAGCCGCTGTTGAAACCTTACGTACACGAGAGTTCGGGGCAGGCTTCGGAAAATTGGAGCACTATCGCTCATTCAGAAACCAAGTGGGGAATACCAAACGGCGTCTGTTGGAAACCCTGATCGAAATTAAACGAAAGGGAAAACGCATAGCCGGGTACGGGGCGCCCGGGAAGGGAAACACGCTCCTCAATTACTGTGCAATTCGTACCGACTTTCTAGACTACACGGTGGATCGTAATCCGTACAAGCAAGGGAAGTATACACCGGGAACCCACATACCGATTCATCCGGAAGACAGGATTCGAACGACCCAGCCGGACTACGTGCTCATTCTCCCCTGGAATCTGAAGAACGAGATCATGGAGCAGTTGGCATACATTCGTGAATGGGGTGGCAAGTTCATCGTGCCGATTCCGGAGGTGGCGATCTATGAATAG
- a CDS encoding PIG-L deacetylase family protein, with protein MLLSSLETANKPGITVLCLGSHPDDIEIGCGGTIIRLVETFPQISVGWIVFSAGRRRRSEAEASAADHLRGVPRKTVSVRTFRESFFPSQLAAIKKEFERLKRDWDPDVIFTHYRHDLHQDHRIISDLTWNTWRRHLIFEYEIPKYDGDLGSPNVFVPLDKRIGETKVIHLMRHFATQRSKAWFTEDTFWAMMRIRGVEANSPTAYAEAFHCRKLVLR; from the coding sequence ATGCTGTTGTCTTCGCTGGAGACCGCAAACAAGCCGGGAATCACGGTGCTCTGTCTGGGGTCGCATCCGGATGACATCGAGATCGGGTGCGGGGGGACCATTATCCGCTTGGTTGAGACTTTTCCCCAGATCAGCGTCGGCTGGATCGTCTTCAGCGCAGGGCGGAGACGAAGGAGTGAAGCCGAGGCGAGTGCGGCCGATCATCTGCGCGGAGTTCCGCGAAAAACCGTGTCGGTGAGAACATTTCGAGAAAGCTTCTTTCCGTCACAGCTTGCGGCCATCAAGAAGGAATTTGAACGGTTAAAACGCGACTGGGATCCCGACGTAATCTTTACTCACTATCGTCATGACCTTCATCAGGACCACCGCATCATATCCGATCTCACGTGGAATACGTGGCGACGGCATCTCATTTTTGAGTACGAGATTCCTAAGTACGACGGGGATCTAGGCTCGCCAAACGTGTTCGTGCCACTCGATAAGCGGATCGGTGAGACCAAGGTGATTCATCTCATGCGACACTTTGCCACCCAAAGATCCAAGGCCTGGTTCACCGAGGACACGTTTTGGGCCATGATGAGAATTCGTGGTGTGGAAGCGAATTCGCCAACGGCCTATGCTGAAGCTTTCCACTGTCGCAAGCTCGTTCTTCGGTAG